A single genomic interval of Halorubrum aethiopicum harbors:
- a CDS encoding DUF7123 family protein: MSTARAEPVAVEPTGLSEKQTRILEYLRANADDKTYFKSRLIADELGLSAKEVGANMGAVADAAGDVDVEKWGYSSGTTWMVTA; encoded by the coding sequence ATGAGCACGGCACGCGCGGAGCCCGTCGCGGTCGAACCGACCGGCCTCTCCGAGAAACAGACGCGGATCCTCGAGTACCTCCGAGCCAACGCGGACGACAAGACCTACTTCAAGTCGCGGCTGATCGCCGACGAGCTCGGCCTCTCCGCGAAGGAGGTCGGCGCGAACATGGGCGCGGTCGCCGACGCGGCCGGCGACGTCGATGTCGAGAAGTGGGGCTACTCCTCGGGCACGACGTGGATGGTGACGGCCTAG
- the purN gene encoding phosphoribosylglycinamide formyltransferase — MKIAGLASNRGRNLRHIADVAPGGAELSVALTNREGAPIIEAAAERRIPTEVVVREEGESRESHERRILDRLSGYDFDVVCLDGYMRVLTEEFLTAAPTTLNVHPSLLPAFPGTDAHEQVLEAGVRTTGCTVHLVTEAVDDGPILTQEPVPVYADDDAASLKRRVLQEAEFTAYPRAVRWFAEGNVEIETDDDGIPRSVRVDGDTGGSFPARRFVSEDRADSLRYGENPHQDAALYADPACEEASVVGAEALNPGSKGMGYNNYNDADAALGLIKEFDEPAAAVIKHTNPAGCATSDTLADAYDRALRTDAKSAFGGIVALNRRCDADTAEAIAESFKEVVVAPGYTDSALDVLTEKKNLRVLDVGPLGEGEDRFSERFVEKPIVGGRLVQERDRQSPTADDLEVVTEREPSAEEIETMLFAWRTLKHVKSNGILFATGTETVGVGMGQVSRVDAVTLAAMKAEKDAEGKSAEGAVMASDAFFPFPDAIEEAADAGIEAVIQPGGSVNDEDVIAAADEHDMAMAFTGSRCFRHD; from the coding sequence ATGAAGATCGCCGGACTCGCCAGCAACCGGGGACGGAACCTGCGACACATCGCCGACGTCGCGCCGGGCGGCGCGGAGCTGTCGGTCGCCCTGACGAACCGCGAGGGCGCGCCGATCATCGAGGCGGCCGCCGAGCGGCGGATCCCGACCGAGGTCGTCGTCCGCGAGGAGGGCGAGTCGCGCGAGAGCCACGAGCGACGGATCCTCGACCGGCTCTCGGGGTACGACTTCGACGTCGTCTGTCTGGACGGCTACATGCGCGTGCTCACGGAGGAGTTCCTCACGGCCGCCCCGACGACGCTGAACGTCCACCCCTCGTTGCTGCCGGCGTTCCCCGGCACCGACGCCCACGAACAGGTTCTCGAGGCGGGCGTCAGGACGACCGGCTGTACCGTCCACCTCGTCACCGAGGCGGTCGACGACGGCCCGATCCTCACCCAGGAGCCGGTCCCGGTCTACGCCGACGACGACGCCGCGTCGCTGAAACGGCGGGTGCTCCAGGAGGCGGAGTTCACCGCGTACCCGCGGGCGGTCCGGTGGTTCGCGGAGGGGAACGTCGAGATAGAGACCGACGACGACGGGATCCCGCGATCGGTCCGCGTCGACGGCGACACCGGCGGTTCCTTCCCGGCCCGGCGGTTCGTCTCGGAGGACCGCGCCGACTCGCTGCGCTACGGCGAGAACCCCCACCAGGACGCCGCGCTGTACGCCGATCCCGCCTGCGAGGAGGCGAGCGTCGTCGGGGCCGAGGCGCTGAACCCCGGATCGAAGGGGATGGGGTACAACAACTACAACGACGCCGACGCCGCGCTCGGGCTGATAAAGGAGTTCGACGAGCCGGCCGCCGCCGTGATCAAACACACCAACCCCGCCGGCTGCGCGACGAGCGACACGCTCGCCGACGCGTACGACCGCGCGCTCCGGACCGACGCCAAGTCGGCGTTCGGGGGGATCGTCGCCCTGAACCGCCGGTGTGACGCCGACACCGCCGAGGCGATCGCGGAGTCGTTCAAGGAGGTCGTCGTCGCGCCCGGCTACACCGACAGCGCGCTCGACGTGCTCACGGAGAAGAAGAACCTCCGCGTGCTCGACGTGGGGCCGCTCGGCGAGGGGGAGGACCGCTTCTCCGAGCGGTTCGTCGAGAAGCCGATCGTCGGGGGGCGGCTCGTCCAGGAGCGCGACCGCCAGTCGCCGACCGCCGACGACCTCGAGGTCGTCACCGAGCGCGAGCCCTCCGCGGAGGAGATCGAGACGATGCTGTTCGCCTGGCGGACGCTCAAACACGTCAAGTCCAACGGCATCCTGTTCGCGACGGGCACCGAGACGGTCGGCGTCGGCATGGGGCAGGTCTCCCGCGTCGACGCCGTCACGCTCGCGGCGATGAAGGCGGAGAAGGACGCGGAGGGGAAGTCGGCCGAGGGCGCGGTGATGGCCTCCGACGCGTTCTTCCCGTTCCCGGACGCGATCGAGGAGGCGGCCGACGCCGGCATCGAGGCCGTGATCCAACCCGGCGGCTCCGTCAACGACGAGGACGTGATCGCCGCCGCCGACGAACACGACATGGCGATGGCCTTCACCGGATCGCGCTGTTTCCGCCACGACTGA
- a CDS encoding transcription initiation factor IIB, with protein MTERLHTRGSRTRGETEEESESTDETLRCPECDGQVINDEEHGETVCADCGLVVEADSVDRGPEWRAFDSREKDEKSRVGAPTTNTMHDKGLSTNIDWRDKDAYGRSLGARQRQKMQRLRKWNERFRTRDSKERNLKQALGEIDRMASALGLPDNVRETASVIYRRALDEDLLPGRSIEGVSTSCVYAAARMAGVPRSLDEIADVSRVEKAEIARTYRYVVRELKLEVKPADPEQYVPRFASDLELSEESEMRAKGLLKNAKEKGVHSGKSPVGLAAAAVYAAALLTNEKTTQAAVSEVADISEVTIRNRYHELLEAEDGLVA; from the coding sequence ATGACCGAACGACTACATACCCGAGGGAGTCGCACCCGCGGGGAGACGGAGGAGGAATCGGAAAGCACCGACGAGACGCTGCGCTGTCCGGAGTGTGACGGCCAGGTCATCAACGACGAGGAGCACGGCGAGACGGTGTGTGCGGACTGCGGACTCGTCGTCGAGGCGGACTCGGTCGACCGCGGGCCGGAGTGGCGCGCGTTCGACTCCCGCGAGAAGGACGAGAAGTCCCGCGTCGGAGCCCCGACGACGAACACGATGCACGACAAGGGCCTGTCGACCAACATCGACTGGCGCGACAAGGACGCGTACGGCCGGTCGCTCGGCGCGCGCCAGCGCCAGAAGATGCAGCGGCTCCGCAAGTGGAACGAGCGGTTCCGGACGCGCGACTCGAAGGAACGGAACCTGAAACAGGCGCTCGGCGAGATCGACCGGATGGCCTCGGCGTTAGGGCTGCCGGACAACGTCCGCGAGACCGCCTCGGTCATCTACCGCCGAGCGCTCGACGAGGACCTGCTCCCCGGCCGATCCATCGAGGGTGTCTCCACCTCCTGTGTGTACGCCGCCGCCCGGATGGCGGGCGTCCCGCGCAGCCTCGACGAGATCGCCGACGTCTCCCGCGTGGAGAAGGCGGAGATCGCCCGGACGTACCGCTACGTCGTCCGCGAGCTCAAACTCGAGGTCAAGCCCGCCGACCCCGAGCAGTACGTGCCGCGGTTCGCCTCCGATCTCGAGCTCTCCGAGGAGTCGGAGATGCGCGCGAAGGGCCTGTTGAAGAACGCGAAGGAGAAGGGCGTCCACTCCGGGAAGTCGCCGGTCGGCCTCGCGGCCGCCGCCGTCTACGCCGCCGCCCTCCTCACCAACGAGAAGACGACGCAGGCCGCGGTCTCGGAGGTCGCCGACATCTCCGAGGTCACCATCCGCAACCGCTACCACGAGCTGCTCGAGGCCGAGGACGGCCTCGTCGCGTAG
- a CDS encoding DUF84 family protein — protein sequence MTTDRGLRLGVGSGNPAKRRAVERALEAVGADGSTEAVGADGSTEADGAAGSPGAVESIEAVPVDSGVSEQPTGHAETVAGAENRAAAVLEQGAYDLGVGLEGGVARFDGIDGLFLVMWAAVDDGDRAGRGAGPSLRLPDGVAARIEGGAELGPVMDDVLDTTGVARRGGAAGALTNGSLDRDEALAAAVAGALGPFVSDLY from the coding sequence GTGACGACGGACCGGGGCCTGCGGCTCGGCGTCGGCAGCGGCAACCCCGCCAAGCGGCGGGCGGTCGAGCGGGCGCTCGAGGCGGTCGGGGCGGACGGCTCCACCGAGGCGGTCGGGGCGGACGGCTCCACCGAGGCGGACGGAGCCGCCGGATCGCCCGGCGCGGTCGAGTCGATCGAGGCGGTCCCGGTCGACTCCGGCGTGAGCGAGCAGCCGACCGGCCACGCCGAGACGGTCGCGGGCGCGGAGAACCGGGCGGCGGCGGTCCTCGAGCAAGGCGCGTACGACCTCGGCGTCGGCCTCGAGGGCGGCGTCGCCCGGTTCGATGGCATCGACGGCCTCTTCCTCGTGATGTGGGCGGCCGTCGACGACGGCGACCGCGCCGGCCGCGGCGCGGGGCCGAGCCTCCGGCTCCCCGACGGCGTCGCCGCCCGGATCGAGGGTGGAGCCGAACTGGGACCGGTGATGGACGACGTGCTCGACACCACGGGCGTCGCGCGACGCGGCGGGGCCGCCGGCGCCCTGACGAACGGAAGCCTCGACCGCGACGAGGCGCTCGCCGCCGCGGTCGCCGGGGCGCTCGGCCCCTTCGTCTCCGACCTGTACTGA
- a CDS encoding type I 3-dehydroquinate dehydratase: MFEEFVLAASTADLSAEPRARGAADAVEFRMDLADNPLEQLAAYDGELPLVVTNRADWEGGEADDLGRYDALAEALAHDAVVAVDVELAALRGNAPAGERSHATALRSSAREAGVEVIASVHDFESTPEVGTLVDLLADAANEGDVGKLATTANGREDALAMLRATHEATAAGHRVATMCMGEPGRHTRAVAPLYGSRIGYAPVDAADATAPGQYPLATLRDLVDGLREEGDESGTGR, translated from the coding sequence ATGTTCGAGGAGTTCGTTCTCGCGGCGAGCACCGCCGACCTGTCCGCGGAGCCACGTGCCCGCGGGGCGGCCGACGCCGTGGAGTTCCGCATGGATCTGGCCGACAATCCGCTCGAGCAGCTCGCGGCCTACGACGGCGAACTCCCGCTCGTCGTCACGAACCGCGCGGACTGGGAGGGAGGCGAGGCCGACGACCTCGGGCGGTACGACGCGCTCGCGGAGGCGCTCGCCCACGACGCGGTCGTCGCCGTCGACGTCGAGCTCGCCGCGCTCCGGGGGAACGCGCCCGCCGGCGAGCGCTCGCACGCGACCGCGCTCCGCTCGAGCGCCCGCGAGGCGGGCGTCGAGGTGATCGCCTCCGTCCACGACTTCGAGTCCACCCCCGAGGTCGGCACGCTCGTCGACCTTCTCGCGGACGCGGCGAACGAGGGCGACGTGGGGAAGCTGGCGACCACCGCCAACGGTCGCGAGGACGCGCTCGCGATGCTGCGCGCGACCCACGAGGCGACCGCCGCGGGCCACCGGGTCGCGACGATGTGTATGGGCGAACCCGGTCGACACACCCGCGCCGTGGCCCCGCTGTACGGCTCGCGGATCGGGTACGCGCCGGTCGACGCGGCGGACGCGACCGCACCCGGCCAGTACCCGCTCGCGACGCTCCGCGACCTGGTCGACGGGTTGCGGGAGGAGGGAGACGAATCGGGAACGGGACGGTAG
- a CDS encoding helical backbone metal receptor, producing the protein MSNPRVVSLAPSATATLSALDAAECLVGVTHHCEPPPTAGSAHDTDPVAVGGWTTPSLDRVAELDPDVVFTSDGLQAGIAEECRERGLAVDHREPATLADVLEGFRGIADAVGRPGAGAELAAEARERIEAIGDAAAGTGGDATDTAADRPVVYCEEWSDPPMAAGNWVPDAVRAAGGRYPFVDAGERSREVDPEAVAAADPDQVVVHVCGRGDRVDPATVADREWIDAPVHVIDDSLLNQPSPALIDGIERLAGLFADEGEP; encoded by the coding sequence ATGAGCAACCCCCGTGTCGTCTCGCTCGCGCCGAGCGCGACCGCGACCCTCTCGGCGCTCGACGCGGCCGAGTGCCTGGTGGGCGTCACTCACCACTGCGAGCCGCCGCCGACCGCCGGGTCGGCACACGACACCGATCCCGTCGCCGTCGGCGGGTGGACGACCCCGTCTCTCGACCGCGTCGCCGAACTCGACCCGGACGTGGTGTTCACGAGCGACGGCCTCCAGGCCGGGATCGCGGAGGAGTGTCGCGAGCGAGGGCTCGCCGTCGACCACCGCGAGCCGGCCACGCTCGCGGACGTGCTCGAGGGGTTCCGCGGGATCGCGGACGCGGTCGGCCGCCCGGGCGCGGGCGCGGAACTGGCCGCCGAGGCCCGCGAGCGGATCGAGGCGATCGGCGACGCGGCTGCCGGCACGGGCGGCGACGCGACCGACACGGCCGCGGACCGCCCCGTCGTCTACTGCGAGGAGTGGTCGGACCCGCCGATGGCCGCGGGCAACTGGGTCCCCGACGCGGTCCGGGCGGCCGGCGGCCGCTACCCGTTCGTCGACGCCGGCGAGCGCTCCCGCGAGGTCGACCCGGAGGCCGTCGCGGCCGCCGATCCGGATCAGGTCGTCGTCCACGTCTGCGGCCGCGGCGACCGGGTCGACCCCGCGACCGTCGCCGACCGGGAGTGGATCGACGCGCCGGTCCACGTGATCGACGACTCGCTCTTGAACCAGCCGAGCCCCGCGCTGATCGACGGGATCGAGCGGCTCGCGGGGCTGTTCGCCGACGAGGGGGAGCCGTGA